Below is a genomic region from Lysobacter terrestris.
GACAGCTTAAGGGCGTTCGGGACGACGGGACACCGGGGCGTGTTCAGGACACGGCGGCGACCTTGAAGCGCTGAGCTTCGTTGCGCGCGAGCGTGTCGACGCGTTCGTTGTCGGGATCGCCGGAATGGCCCTTCACCCAGCGCCAGTCGATGCGATGGCGGCCGGCCGCGGCGTGCAGCCGCTCCCACAGTTCGCGGTTCTTGACCGGATCGCCGCCCGCGGTCTTCCAGCCGCGACGGATCCAGTTGGGCATCCATTCGGTGATGCCCTGGCGCACGTACTGCGAGTCGGTGAACAGCACGACCTCGCAGCCCTGGGTAAGCGCTTCCAGTCCGGAAATCGCCGCCATCAGCTCCATGCGG
It encodes:
- the rnhA gene encoding ribonuclease HI, whose amino-acid sequence is MNQEKRKAVEVHTDGACLGNPGPGGWAALLRYGGHERELVGGEAATTNNRMELMAAISGLEALTQGCEVVLFTDSQYVRQGITEWMPNWIRRGWKTAGGDPVKNRELWERLHAAAGRHRIDWRWVKGHSGDPDNERVDTLARNEAQRFKVAAVS